AGCAGCCGTCCTGGAGCACGTTTTGGGCCTAAGGCAATTTTAGAAGCCCTAAATAGTTTAAGTGCTACTAATTTAGACCGGCGGGTTGATTTATCGAAAATCCCTATATTTCATATGGGCTCTGTACTTCCTAATCATAATTTTAAATTAGCATACGAATCAATATATAAAGCTGCTTTAAAAACACCACATAATTATACGCTTGTTACTTTGGGTGGAGATCATTCGATTACAGATCCATTATTACGAGCAATTCAAGAACAACACAGCAGCAAAAAAATTGGTCTTGTCATGATAGATGCGCATCTAGATTGTCGCGAACCAATAATTGGAAATGAACATTCTGGTCATTGGGTTCATACTGCTTCAGATATTATTTGTTTTAAGAATATGGTACAATTAGGAGCCAGCTCACCTCTTTATAACTTATCATATATCGATAAACTTGAAAAGAATGGTGTAATGATCAAAACTCCTAGCGAAATAAGAAGATCTGGAACTTTTTTATTTGAAGAAATTTCAACTCAATTACGCAATACAGATGGTCTATATATAACCCTTGATATCGATGCCCTAGATCAAGCATTTGCCCCCGGCACGAGCGTACCCGCAAGTCATGGACTTTATCCACAAGAAGTGTTTGATATAGTATTTCACTTAGCAAAAAATTATCCTATTTTTGGTTTTGATATTACTGAAGTCTCTCCCCCTTTGGACGAAAATTTTAAAACAGTTCAGCTAGCTGCAATGATATTACAACAATTTTGGGCAGGATATGCTTTAAGAAATTATAAAATAAATTGATAATATAGAAGGAATATACATGAAGATTTTTTCTATTGGCACTTTATTTGCAATTATTGCAGCATTTTTTTGGGGAACATTATCTGTTTTTGCAAAGCAATTAAAACTGGAAGGTTTCACAGCAGCTGATTTATCTCAATTAAGGATATATGGAGTTGCTATCGTCCTTATGATTTTTGCATTTTTTAGAAGAGACTTTATCAATATATTTTCAAAAAAAGATATTTTTTTCATCTTGTCTGCCGGGTTTTTAGGACAAGCTCTCAATACCTATTTTTATTTTTTGAGTGTCCAAACAATTCCTGCAGGAATTGCTGTTTTACTAGAATATTTAGCGCCTGTTTTTATAGGGATAATAGCATTATTTTTAGGATGGGAAAAACTTTCTAAAAAAATGTTCCTTTCTTTTGCCTTTATCCTAACCGGATTATTTTTATCTATTGGCTACAATATCGGCTTTATTGAAATCCATACTAAAGGAATTGTTTTTGGATTATTGTCTGCTATTAGTTTAGCAGGATATGCACTTTTGAGTAAACCTTTACTTTTAATATATTCTCCACTTAAAATTCTTTCATTTGGAATTTGGGCTGCCTCTATTTTTTGGCTTTGCATTAAAAATCCAATCTTGATTTTAACAAAAGTCGCTCATTCAAATCTATTATTAATCATTCCATCCGTTTTTTTTATTATCTTTTTAAGCACACTTCTTCCTTTTTGGTTATATTTATCAGCTATTAAATATATTGGTCCTACAAGAGCTACAATGATTGCATGTCTCGAACCATTTTTTTCTTCAGTGATGTGTGCAATATTTTGTGATGAAATATTAACTTTTCAACAATATATCGGTGGAATTATAGTTTTATTAGGAATTATTTTACTTGAAAGTCGAAATTTAACTAGAAATAAAGAAGACATAAAATTAATACTAAAAAAAGAAAATAAAATATGACAAAAAATCACGATTTAAATAAGCAAGAAATTCCAAAGAGTGTTCAATACTTACTTTCTTTTTGCTTTTTGATACCCTGTATCGGTCTTGATTTCTTTTTACCTATTTCTCATATTATATTCAAAGATTACCTGATAGAAACAAATGTTTCCAGTTTCACAAGTTTTTATTTAATAGGCTTAGGAGTAGGGGCAATTTCAGCCGCACCTATAGGGGATCGCGGAAATCCAATAAAAGTGATTTTTATATGCAGTTTTATTTTAATTATTTTATTTAATTTAAATTACATTTTTTATAAAAATATACATTTATCAATTATTTTAAGATTTTTAGAGGGCGGTTTTGGTGGTGGCATAATTGCCATGGTTCCCACGCTTTTATTGGTTTCACAGCAAAAAGAAGATGGATTAAAATCAATTTTTATTTTAAATATAATAACCTCTTTAAGTTTAATCTTAACTCCACTTTTTAGTAAACTATTTATAACTATATTTAGCTGGAGTTATATATTTATATTTTTGAGCATTATACAATTTTTTATTTTCATTTTTTTATTTCTATTCAGAAAAGATCTGTTTAAATTAAATAGAAAAAATTATGACTTAAATAAAAAGATCTCGTTGAAAGAACTCTTTCTTAAAGAGCATGTCTTTCTTGTTATTGTCGCTGCTAGTTTATATGCACCTCTTGTCATTTCAAATACATTTTCTACATTTATTTTAAAGAACGAAGGAAAAGTAGAATTTGCATATCTTTGGCAAGTTCTAATTGTAGCAGCATTTATGGCTGGATCATTCTATGGAAAATTAATTTCTAAAAGAAAAAATTCTGAATCAATTTATACTACTGGGAATAGATTTATAAAACTTGGACTTTGTTTTTTAGGCATATTCTATTTACTTTCTTATTTATACACAATGCCTATATTTACTATTTTCTTTGCATATATATGTCTTCAATTTGGCTCAGCCCTTACTATTTCTTATGTTATTTATTATAGAATGTCACGTTTTCCTAGTTCAAGCTACAGCTCTTATTCATTTGGACTTGTTTTTAGATATTTTCTAATCGCTCTGATAGTTGAAATGATAACAGTAAGCACAAATAAGTTCTTAAGTGTAAATATATATATTTTTATACTAATGATTATTTCACTTATTCCAGTTCACATAATAAAATACGAGACAAAAAAAGTAGTATAATTTTTTAATTATACCAACAACTCGGTAAAATTATGTCCGGTTTATCTTGTCTATTTTGACAATCGAGTGCATGAGGAAAAGCTTGAGCTTTATTGAGATTTTGCACTCTGTCCTTTCTTAGAAAAGTAAATTCCATCACCTCTGGAATGACAATATCGCCTTTTTTAGCATATCGAGACCAGTTATTGGGATGGATATGTACGATATAAAAATCTTTTAAAATCTTCCTAAAACATAGTTTAAGAAAAGATAAACCAAAGGTATCAAACATTCTATGCAATTCATGAAATTCAATAATTAGGATTCTAAATTTTTTTAAAGTCTCTTCGCTTGTTTCAAATAAGACATTATATTCCGAACTTTCAATATCCATTTGTAAAAGCAAATCTTTTGAGTAACCTGTAGGTAATGACTTATCCATCCATGTTTGTAATGTCATATATTTATCATTATTTACTTCACCTAAATACTTTTTTTCAAAGAAAAAAGAATCCGACTGAATAGAAGGGGTTTCCACTGAATAATCTGCCATAAAAGACTTTATACCAAATTTCGCAAGATCGGACTCAAAACTGGATTGACAAGAGACTCCTGGAGAAAAGCAATATTCTATTTCCTCTAAGTCCTTTGGCACAAGGTACCCCCCATCTCCTGGACAGCCGAATCGAAGTAATGAGTATTCAGTCGCATAAGGTCTTAGCTCTTTTATAAACTCTTTAATTTCTTCATTTTTAGGACTCACTGATAAGTGATATCCTTTTTGTAAAAAAGTATGTCTCATTATTTTTTTGAACATTATAAAGAACCTTCAAGTGAATACATATTTCAATAATCAAATTATTAAAATATGTATCATAATTCTAACATAATTGTCAATTAATTTTAGAAAATTAAATTGAGCTGAATTAAAGAGATTTGCAACATGATTGAACATTAAGCTTTTATTTAATCTGATCTTTTTGAATTAAACTATAATAAGCTGGAGTTATTAATATCACATTTTCTTGTTTAAATAAATCTTGAATATTTTGATTTAATTCTGAATGTATTTCATCCATTAAATTGGGCTGCTTGGTATAACAATTTAACTCATAAGAAGCATGGAAATCATTTAATTTCACTTGCAAAACAAATGGTGGAGGCTCTGAACGTATGTCTTTTGTCTTTAATGCTGCTTTAATCAATATTTCATTTACTTTTCGCCAAGGAGTTTCATAGCCAATTGTTACAACAGAAGTTAGAATGAGACCATGCGACTGCGCAGAAGAACTGAAGTTGACAATATGACTTCCAAGAACCATGGAACTTGGTATCGTAATGTCAACGTTTTTTATTGTCCTTACGCGAATAACTAATAGATTTTTTTCAATGACATCACCTATGGTATCTGCAATTTTAACGCGATCTCCCACTTTGAATGGTCGCATATACGTTAATAGAACACCTGAAACCATATTAGCGATTGCTGAACTCGATCCTAACGAAAAGAGAACACCTAGAAAAACTGATATTCCTTGAAAAGCAGGAGAACCCGATCCAGGAAAATATGGAAAAATAATAATTAATGTAAATGACATAATTAATATGCGAATTAATTTATAAGTTGGGGTTGCCCAATCTTTATAGAAACCCTCAATCTGAAATGAACCATTCTCTATCCCTAAAAAAATAAATTTAACAAATCTTAAAATATAATTAGTTATAACAAATGTTATAACAATAAAAAAAACATTAGGTATAAAATTAAAAGTAACATGGAAAATTTTATTTATTGGATCTAAAATATAATTATATATTTTTGGAGTTAAATCTGATGTCCAAGGAAAAAAACTAAAAATTAATGGTATATAAAAATATAGTAATGCTAATACAATAAAAACTCTTAAAAATTTAAAAAAGAAAAGCAGAGAAGCTACAATTCTATCTGCAGTCAAAAGTTCAAACGATCTAAACTTTATTGAGTGGATTCGTACACCTTTCCAATCCACGATTTTGATAATAAGTTTTTTATAAATAAATTTTAATAATAATAAAAGTAAAAGTAAACCTATCGTAGTTAATACGGAATAGAGTGAAGGCATGATATATGTTTCATAACTTAATGAATCCATAACATTTATCCTTAATCTATCCTCTAAATATTAATAAAAGTTCAGTTTTCTTTTTAAAAATGAGAATAATTATTAAAATACGCTTAATAATTATAAACTTAAGAGCAATGTGAATGTAACAAACTTACCTTAATTATTATATAAATAGGTATACGGGGAAATAGCAAAAAGAGATTAGTCCGTCACATTTAAACTGAACTCGATAATAAATGCCGTGCAGAGAACTCATAAAGAAAAGGCAAATTGCTAATCCTTTCTTTAGATACTATTCCGTTTTCGTTTTATTTTTTTTAAACGGCCACATTAATATGTACAAAGGTTTTATTGCATCACTCTCTGATATTTCATTTAAGCCAATTTTTGCACCTAAAAGATCTGGTTGACTTTTAAAAGTTTTATGAATCCTATCCCAAAATGTAAATATCATTGAAAAATTTGAATTTAATTCAGCAAACTCTCTTGAATGATGGATAGAATGTATTCTAGGAGTGACTATAATTTTAGAAAATTGTTGATCATATTTGAAATTATAATTGCTATGATGAAAAATAATAACAATTAAGCTGATAAAATCATATAAAAGTGCATATTCAATTTGAATTGCAAAGAATATAACGACAAAAAATCTAAAAAATTGAGCAAAAAATTGTTCTGCGAAGTGAAAACGAAATGCAGTGCTTGCATCCATTTCAGGATCACTGTGGTGTACCTTATGAAACCGCCAAAAAAATGGGAAAATGTGATTTATTCGATGCCAAACATATTGCGAATAATCCAAAATAAGGAAGGAACATAAAAACTTTAATAATTCACTAAACTCAACTAATCTTAATAATCCAAAATGATCTATTCCATAAGTTCCTCTAAAAATATAAATGAAAGGATATGCAAAAGATCGAGAAATTATATAAGAAATAATTGCAAACATTATATTTACAATAACTCGCCTTTTTTTGGAAAGTATTGATTTTCTCAACGGATATTTTCTTTCTAAAAAGATCATCATACTGAAAAAAACAATAATCCAATAAAAATTCATAGTAAAAGTTATCCTACCTGATTTTTAGGAAATCTTGATAATTCTTATGATTAGATTATCTTATTTTTCGCCTAAAAACAAAAAGAATACTTTGAAAATAAAAAAAACGCTTTCCTAAGAAAGCGTATTAAAATTCAATAGAGCCATTATATAACCACTGTCCATTTTGTTCCAGCGGGCGCATCTTGAATCTGTACCCCTTGCGCAAGCAACTCATCGCGGATTGCATCGGACTTTGCCCAGTCCTTATCAGCTCTTGCTTTTGTTCTTTCTTGAATTTTTAGCTCAATGTCTTCGACTGAAATCTCTGTCCCTAAATTATAATTTCTTAAGTTTTCAAAAAATACTTTAGGCTCATCTATTAAAATTCCTAATGTAGTCTTCAACCAATTTTTAAATTCAGGCCATTTTGTTTTCAATAAAAGAATATCTTCTTCTCTTAATTTCTGCCCAGATTTTTCGAGTTTACCCAATTGGATATTGACATTTTTAATGAAATCAAAAAATGTCGCCATTGCTCCATTGCTATTTAAGTCGTCTGCTAAAAATTCTTTCATTTTAGTAGTAAGATTGCTTAAATCAGCAAAAATAAGTCCATCAAACTCTTTCTGAGCTGAAATTAAATTCGATTGCTCTGCATAGCTATTAACCAAGGAAACAAAACGATAAATTTTAGCTAATTTCTTTAGGTTTTCTGTCGCTAACTCGAATGTAAAATCAAGAGTTTGAGAATAAGAAACGGATAAAAAAACCAAGCGCAGAACTTCAGATGGATATTTGGCTAAGAAATCTTTTATCGCAACTAAATGATTGGTGCTCTTACTCATTTTCTCACCGTATAAAGTCACCATTCCTGCATGCAGCCAAGTGCTTGCTAAAGGTTTGCCTGATGCTGCTTCTGACTGAGCTATTTCAGCCTCGTGATGAGGAAAGATAAGATCTCTGCCACCCATATGAATATCTATGGAATCGCCAAATAACGAGTGAATCATAGCTGAACATTCAACATGCCAACCCGGACGACCATCTCCCCAAGGAGAGGACCAAAAAACTTCACCTGCTTTTGCAAACTTCCAGAGGGCAAAATCAAGAGCGTCTTCCTTAGTTTCGTCTACTTCTATCCGGGCTCCTGCTTTTAAATCATTTATTTTGTTTTTACTTAATTTACCGTATTCTTCGAATTTACGTACGCGATAATAAACACCAGACTGACTCACATAGGCAAACTGTTTTTCAATGAGTTTTTCAATGAGAGTGATGATTTGTGGTATTGTTTCTGTTACTTTAGGTTCGTGCATAGGACGAAGTAAATTGAATAGCTCTAACATTTCGTTTTGTTCTGAGACATATCTTGAAACAAGCTGTGAGCAAGAAATATTTTCGCTATTTGCTTTATTAATAATTTTATCATCTACATCAGTTATATTACGTGCCCAATCAACTTCATTACCTTGATCTTTTAAAGTACGATAAAGTAAATCATATGAGAAAAATGTGCGGCTGTGACCAATATGTGTATTCCCATATGGGGTTACACCACAGCAATACATTGTTACTTTTCCATTTTGCAGAGATTTAAATGGTTCTTTTTTCCCAGAAAGCGTATTAAAAAATTGTATTGCCATGAGTTATTTTTATCCAAATATTTTGTCAAAAAAGCCATTGCTATTCTTTACATTTTGTCCCATTTTTAAGGCAAATGCTCTGAGATGCTCTTCCGCTTCTTTATTTATTTTTGTTGGAATTTCAACATTTACTTCAATAATAAGATCGCCTTTACCTCTGCCATATTTTTCAAGCTTTGGTATTCCTGCACCGTGCACGACCAATCTTTGTCCAGGTTGAATACCTGCAGGGATTTCAATTTTACGCGGTTCTTCTTCGAAGCAATCAATCATAACTTCTGTTCCAAGAATGGCTTGGGCTACACCAACTTTTAATGAATAAACAAGATCGAATTCTTCTCGTTTAAACAAATGATTTGGTTCTACTTCAATAAAGACATAAAGATCGCCCGCAGGTCCACCATTTACGCCACCTTCACCTTCTCCACCGACGCGCAAGCGCATACCCGTATCGATTCCGGCAGGAATTTTAACATTGATATTACTTGATTTTGTTTGAAATCCTGACCCCTTACAATCACCACAAGGAGTTGAAATACGCTTACCGCTGCCATTACAGTCAGGGCAGGTTGAAGCATAAGTGAAAAAGCCCTGTTGAACAGCAACTTGTCCTTGCCCACGACAAGTTGAACACGTAACTGGTTTTGTCCCTTTTGCAGCTCCCGATCCTTCACAGGTGCCACATGCTGATTTACGGGGGATTTGAATTTTTTTCTCTGTACCAAGAACAGATTCTTTGAATGAAATGCGGAGATCGTAACGAAGATCTCCTCCTTTACGCGCCCTGTTCCCACCACCACTGCGTCTACTTGAGCCTCCCATGCCAAAGAGATCTTCAAAGATAGAACCAAAGTGTTCGAAAACATCATCCACATTGCCAAAGCCAGCTCCACCGCCAAAGCCACCTGCATTGAGGCCTGCATGACCAAATTGATCATAGCGTTGACGCTTAGCGGGATCACTTAAAACTTCATAAGCTTCAGCAGCTTCTTTGAATTTTTCCTCTGCTGCTTTATCCCCAGGGTTTCGATCTGGGTGATATTGGACAGCAAGCTTTCGATAAGATTTTTTTATTTCATCTGCCGATGCAGATTTCGAGACTTGTAAAATTTCATAATAATCGCGTTTTGTAGCCATCTTAAAATTACTCCAGAGCTCTGCCGAGATCAGTAACGACAGGGGTGACAAGGTTGCGCTTGGAAACTTAACCTTGAACGTAAGAGAGTCAATAAGCAAAAAGCTATATTTATTATAATTTAAAAAGACTAACCATAGAAAAACAGACGGCACCATAAAAAGAGTCTTATGGTGCTTTCCCGTCAAAGGTTTAGCTGTATTTTAGCCAACTGCAAGACCAGTAAGATTTCTATCAATCTCTGAAAGAGATTTGGGGAAAGAAAGAATAGCTTTGAAACGAGCAGCTTCCTTTGCTGAAGGAACAATAATGCTTCTGCAAGACACTTCTGCCATAATTGCACGCGCAAGCTTATTGTGCAGGTCATGGCCTGCTTTGTGAGCTATGATATGCCCTAAAATTGGCATTCCAAGCATATGAAGGTCACCTATACAGTCTAAAGCCTTGTGCTTCACAAATTCTTGTTCATGTCTTAATCCTTGGCGATTCATAACGCCTTCTGTTTTTGAAACAAGAATAGCGTTTTCCATCGATCCACCTTTAGCGAGACCTTTGGAATACATGAGTTCAATATCTTCTTTTAAACAGAAGGTTCTTGCAAACGAAAATTCTTCACAAAATGATTTTGCAGTGTAATGCATTGAAATACTTTGACGACCAATGGCTGCCGCTCTTTCAAAATCAATCACATACGAAATAAGAGGTTTTTTAGAAGGCTCAACCCGCATGAAACGAGTTGGATTTTTTTCATCTACGACCTCAATGACTTTATCAATCACAACAACTTTTCTTGGTTCCTTTAACACTTCAACTCCCACTTCATCAAAAAGTGTTAAAAAGGGTGCTGAAGAACCATCTAATATAGGCATTTCGCTATTGTTTATAGCAATAATAGCGTTGTCTATACCAAAACCAAAGAATGCTGCCATCAAATGCTCAATAGTAGAAACACTTGCCTCAGGCGAGCCAATGCGAGTCGCTAATGTTGTATCGAAAACAGAGTTAATATCCGCCTTTATATAAGGCTTATTGAGCAGATCCGTGCGTTGAAAAATAAAACCTGTGTTTGCAGAAGCTGGTCGAATTTCAACAGAAATAACACTTCCTGAATGAACTCCGACACCAGAAAAAGAGACAGAACGTTTTAAAGTTCTTTGAAAGTTACTCATGCTTTCTCCGTTAAGATCCCAAACATAAAAACATTAATAGGCCTATGCCATATGATTTATTCAAAAAAACAAAAGAGCAAATCACCATGTAGCTTCATTCGCTAGCACTTTTATGAAATGACAGCAAGTGAGGCTCAATGGAAAAGTATAAAAGTTCCATTGGCAAAGTGTATCGGATATTTTATCTTATCATCCAGTCTTTTTTAAAATAATATAGTATTATTTTACAGTTACTTTTTTGACATTTTATTAAGCAAAATCAATTGGTCACTAACTGGTCAATATATACGAAATATTTCATAGCTGCTTTCAGCAATTGACGCTCGAATACACTCAATATAAGCCTATTGGGTGGGCAAAATTGTTTCCCATTCATTTTTTTCGGACACTGTGAGGAGTTTTTTATGTCTGGTGTAAATAAAGTCATTCTTATTGGTAGACTTGGGCAAGAACCTGAAATTAGAAGTACAGCAGGCGGCCAACAAGTCTGCACTTTAAATATAGCCACAAGCGAATCCTGGACAAAAGACGGCCATAAAGAAGAAAGAACAGAATGGCACCGTGTTGTTCTTTGGGGAAGACAGGCAGAGCTTGCACATAAATATTTAAGAAAAGGGCGTATGGTTTATATTGAAGGCAAGTTGCAAACACGTTCTTGGCAAGATCAACAGGGACAAAAACGCTACACAACTGAAATTGTTGCAAATAATATGCAGTTCTTAGAAAGCGCTGGCTCAAACGCAAATCGCGACCAAAGCAACGACATTCCACCACCAAATGACCAAGGGCACGACTCTTATTATTCAAATGAAAACCCTTATGCTTCTTCTGGTAACAACAGCCAACCTTTCAGTAAAAACTCTCGCCCAATTGATGACGACATTCCGTTTTAATTGGAGCGAGTAGCATTCATTTAAAATAAAAATTATATTTTTGTAGAATCACTTAATTTATGAATACCTTCAGAAGTGATACTTATTGTAATAATATCACCGATAGCTGGAGTCGCTTCAAAAAGCATCTGAAAATTCATTCCAAAATCTTTTCTATTGATTTTTGCAGTAGCTTTAAAAGACTGCTTAATATCATCCTTAGTTTTGAATTCACCTTTATATATAATTTTAAATGTCACAGGTTTTGTTACGTCTTTAATGGTCATATTACCGGTTAAATCTAAAGTATTTTTACCTGTTTTTTTAGCTGATGTTGACTTAAAGGTTAATAATGGAAACTTAATGGCATCAAAAAAATCAGCACTTTTTAAGTGTTCATTTCTTGGATTAAACCCTGTGTCAATAGACGATGCTTTTGCACTTGCGATTAATTCGGTTTGAGAAAAATCTTTTGGATTAAACTTAAATTTACCTTCAAACTCTTTAAATTCTCCAATAACTGAACTCACGACGAGATGATCAACCTCAAAATTAATTTTAGAGTAAAGAGGATTTATTTCATAATCGTGCTTCGCTGGAACTGATTCTATTGATTTATTCTTCTTTGTTTGAGGAGATGATTCTATTGAAATAATATTATTTGTTTGAGTTGATGATTCTATTGATTTAGCAAAACAGGTCATTGGAAGTACTAAAATTATAGACTTAAGCATATATTTTTTTAATTTATTTAATAACATAAAAATCCTTTAAAAACGTCAATATATAAAACAAGGCGCAGAAAATTTCATAATTAACATCACAAGTCAAGAAATATTTATATTAAAATATTAATCATTTAATATTAAATAGTTACAAAAAATAAAACATCAATTCAGTACTTTTATTAGATAAATTCCAGCTTGTTTACATAAACTATATTAGAAAAAATCTCTAATATTATACATTTAATCATCATTATAACTTTTTCTTAAACCTAGATGAATATTCACTTCATTAAAAATATATTTAAAGCTTTATTGCAAATATATACACTCAATTAACTGCTGAACGCTTTATTTTATTTTAGATAGACAAAGATTCTTGAATAAAAATCAAATTTGCACACAGCTAGAAATCGAAGAGAAAAAATCTTGATTGCCAAAGCTAATTATGTTTTTATACAGATGAAAATTTATAAATAACGAGCTTTTTCTTAAGCTTATGCAGGAAAGATAAATACATGCTTGTAAAAGATATGACAGAATTTAAGAAAATCATTGAGAATATAGAAAAAAATAAGGATTACATGCGCCCCCAAGCATTTGCTATAGGTCTCGCAACGGTTGCTCAGAATGGCTCCTTGCTCGATAGTTACTTTCCGTCACCAAATTTTCAAACAAACTTTGCAACTGCTGCCATACTTGCATATATTCTCGGTTATAAAAATGGTACGCATTCTTATCAAGTGTCGAACGAACAAATTAATGAAATACTAAGCTATTTTACACCTTTTGCCGATGACAACAAAGAACACGCCAATATCGATATTCTAAAAAGCATGCAGAAAATTCTACAAAATCAAAGTAAAAATCGAAAAACTATTGTTGTTTCATTTATAGCAGCTGCAGAAAATGATTCCGGCCCTCGAGAAGTCCCTGATGCCTACCTGCGTTTACACTTACTTAGCCACAGACTTGTAAAACCCCATTGTATAAATTTAACAGGTCTCTTTAGCATCTTGCCTAACGTTGTTTGGACCTCAGAAGGCGCAATAGCAATCCAAGATTTAAATCTCAGAAAAATGGAAGCATTATACGAAGGTCGCAATTTAGTCGTTCACTCTATAGATAAATTCCCCCGGATGACCGATTT
The sequence above is drawn from the Fluviispira vulneris genome and encodes:
- a CDS encoding agmatinase family protein — protein: MKGIKAVEDNSITWIKDLWIKDPPKLNYGLSFLEVPFDYAVSSRPGARFGPKAILEALNSLSATNLDRRVDLSKIPIFHMGSVLPNHNFKLAYESIYKAALKTPHNYTLVTLGGDHSITDPLLRAIQEQHSSKKIGLVMIDAHLDCREPIIGNEHSGHWVHTASDIICFKNMVQLGASSPLYNLSYIDKLEKNGVMIKTPSEIRRSGTFLFEEISTQLRNTDGLYITLDIDALDQAFAPGTSVPASHGLYPQEVFDIVFHLAKNYPIFGFDITEVSPPLDENFKTVQLAAMILQQFWAGYALRNYKIN
- a CDS encoding DMT family transporter; amino-acid sequence: MKIFSIGTLFAIIAAFFWGTLSVFAKQLKLEGFTAADLSQLRIYGVAIVLMIFAFFRRDFINIFSKKDIFFILSAGFLGQALNTYFYFLSVQTIPAGIAVLLEYLAPVFIGIIALFLGWEKLSKKMFLSFAFILTGLFLSIGYNIGFIEIHTKGIVFGLLSAISLAGYALLSKPLLLIYSPLKILSFGIWAASIFWLCIKNPILILTKVAHSNLLLIIPSVFFIIFLSTLLPFWLYLSAIKYIGPTRATMIACLEPFFSSVMCAIFCDEILTFQQYIGGIIVLLGIILLESRNLTRNKEDIKLILKKENKI
- a CDS encoding MFS transporter; protein product: MTKNHDLNKQEIPKSVQYLLSFCFLIPCIGLDFFLPISHIIFKDYLIETNVSSFTSFYLIGLGVGAISAAPIGDRGNPIKVIFICSFILIILFNLNYIFYKNIHLSIILRFLEGGFGGGIIAMVPTLLLVSQQKEDGLKSIFILNIITSLSLILTPLFSKLFITIFSWSYIFIFLSIIQFFIFIFLFLFRKDLFKLNRKNYDLNKKISLKELFLKEHVFLVIVAASLYAPLVISNTFSTFILKNEGKVEFAYLWQVLIVAAFMAGSFYGKLISKRKNSESIYTTGNRFIKLGLCFLGIFYLLSYLYTMPIFTIFFAYICLQFGSALTISYVIYYRMSRFPSSSYSSYSFGLVFRYFLIALIVEMITVSTNKFLSVNIYIFILMIISLIPVHIIKYETKKVV
- a CDS encoding FkbM family methyltransferase translates to MFKKIMRHTFLQKGYHLSVSPKNEEIKEFIKELRPYATEYSLLRFGCPGDGGYLVPKDLEEIEYCFSPGVSCQSSFESDLAKFGIKSFMADYSVETPSIQSDSFFFEKKYLGEVNNDKYMTLQTWMDKSLPTGYSKDLLLQMDIESSEYNVLFETSEETLKKFRILIIEFHELHRMFDTFGLSFLKLCFRKILKDFYIVHIHPNNWSRYAKKGDIVIPEVMEFTFLRKDRVQNLNKAQAFPHALDCQNRQDKPDIILPSCWYN
- a CDS encoding mechanosensitive ion channel family protein, with protein sequence MDSLSYETYIMPSLYSVLTTIGLLLLLLLLKFIYKKLIIKIVDWKGVRIHSIKFRSFELLTADRIVASLLFFFKFLRVFIVLALLYFYIPLIFSFFPWTSDLTPKIYNYILDPINKIFHVTFNFIPNVFFIVITFVITNYILRFVKFIFLGIENGSFQIEGFYKDWATPTYKLIRILIMSFTLIIIFPYFPGSGSPAFQGISVFLGVLFSLGSSSAIANMVSGVLLTYMRPFKVGDRVKIADTIGDVIEKNLLVIRVRTIKNVDITIPSSMVLGSHIVNFSSSAQSHGLILTSVVTIGYETPWRKVNEILIKAALKTKDIRSEPPPFVLQVKLNDFHASYELNCYTKQPNLMDEIHSELNQNIQDLFKQENVILITPAYYSLIQKDQIK
- a CDS encoding sterol desaturase family protein, yielding MNFYWIIVFFSMMIFLERKYPLRKSILSKKRRVIVNIMFAIISYIISRSFAYPFIYIFRGTYGIDHFGLLRLVEFSELLKFLCSFLILDYSQYVWHRINHIFPFFWRFHKVHHSDPEMDASTAFRFHFAEQFFAQFFRFFVVIFFAIQIEYALLYDFISLIVIIFHHSNYNFKYDQQFSKIIVTPRIHSIHHSREFAELNSNFSMIFTFWDRIHKTFKSQPDLLGAKIGLNEISESDAIKPLYILMWPFKKNKTKTE
- the cysS gene encoding cysteine--tRNA ligase, translated to MAIQFFNTLSGKKEPFKSLQNGKVTMYCCGVTPYGNTHIGHSRTFFSYDLLYRTLKDQGNEVDWARNITDVDDKIINKANSENISCSQLVSRYVSEQNEMLELFNLLRPMHEPKVTETIPQIITLIEKLIEKQFAYVSQSGVYYRVRKFEEYGKLSKNKINDLKAGARIEVDETKEDALDFALWKFAKAGEVFWSSPWGDGRPGWHVECSAMIHSLFGDSIDIHMGGRDLIFPHHEAEIAQSEAASGKPLASTWLHAGMVTLYGEKMSKSTNHLVAIKDFLAKYPSEVLRLVFLSVSYSQTLDFTFELATENLKKLAKIYRFVSLVNSYAEQSNLISAQKEFDGLIFADLSNLTTKMKEFLADDLNSNGAMATFFDFIKNVNIQLGKLEKSGQKLREEDILLLKTKWPEFKNWLKTTLGILIDEPKVFFENLRNYNLGTEISVEDIELKIQERTKARADKDWAKSDAIRDELLAQGVQIQDAPAGTKWTVVI
- the dnaJ gene encoding molecular chaperone DnaJ, giving the protein MATKRDYYEILQVSKSASADEIKKSYRKLAVQYHPDRNPGDKAAEEKFKEAAEAYEVLSDPAKRQRYDQFGHAGLNAGGFGGGAGFGNVDDVFEHFGSIFEDLFGMGGSSRRSGGGNRARKGGDLRYDLRISFKESVLGTEKKIQIPRKSACGTCEGSGAAKGTKPVTCSTCRGQGQVAVQQGFFTYASTCPDCNGSGKRISTPCGDCKGSGFQTKSSNINVKIPAGIDTGMRLRVGGEGEGGVNGGPAGDLYVFIEVEPNHLFKREEFDLVYSLKVGVAQAILGTEVMIDCFEEEPRKIEIPAGIQPGQRLVVHGAGIPKLEKYGRGKGDLIIEVNVEIPTKINKEAEEHLRAFALKMGQNVKNSNGFFDKIFG